The Panicum virgatum strain AP13 chromosome 5K, P.virgatum_v5, whole genome shotgun sequence genome has a window encoding:
- the LOC120705738 gene encoding auxin-responsive protein IAA2-like, whose protein sequence is MAWRGRLGEAGDSGLELSLGLPAYFAKPSGFDAGEEPGDAAAFALQAGKGNNDASKTRARPAAAAPVVGWPPVRSFRRNLGSSRQSPQSSSAQRLDGGGGAKGGGAGEGARKGGLFVKINMDGVPIGRKVDLTAYGGYAELSAAVGKLFRGLLAAQRDPAAAAVGRRCGEGAEEAEEPVIGGEYTLVYEDEEGDRVLVGDVPWEMFVAAAKRLRVLRSSDLPASSLRAGGGRKRAAADC, encoded by the exons ATGGCGTGGCGCGGCCGGCTCGGAGAGGCCGGGGACAGCGGCCTCGAGCTCAGCCTTGGCCTCCCGGCCTACTTCGCTAAGCCCTCAGGTTTTGACGCCGGCGAGGAGCCCGGTGACGCTGCTGCTTTTGCTCTCCAAGCTGGCAAAGGGAACAACGATGCTTCCAAGACGAG GGCCAGGCCAGCAGCTGCTGCTCCGGTGGTGGGGTGGCCGCCGGTGCGGTCGTTCAGGAGGAACCTGGGGTCCTCCAGGCAGTCGCCCCAGTCGTCGTCCGCTCAACgtctggacggcggcggcggcgccaagggaggcggcgccggcgagggcgcgcgcAAGGGCGGCCTGTTCGTGAAGATCAACATGGACGGCGTGCCGATCGGCCGGAAGGTGGACCTCACGGCGTACGGCGGCTACGCCGagctctccgccgccgtcggcaaGCTCTTCCGCGGCCTGCTCGCCG CCCAGAGggacccggccgccgccgcggtgggcAGGCGCTGCGGCGagggggcggaggaggccgaggagcccGTGATCGGCGGCGAGTACACGCTGGTgtacgaggacgaggagggcgACCGGGTGCTGGTCGGCGACGTCCCCTGGGA GATGTTCGTGGCCGCCGCCAAGAGGCTGCGCGTGCTCAGGAGCTCCGACCTGCCGGCCTCGTCG CTGAGAGCAGGCGGGGGCAGGAAGAGGGCTGCAGCCGACTGCTGA